From Cucumis melo cultivar AY chromosome 3, USDA_Cmelo_AY_1.0, whole genome shotgun sequence:
AAACTACCAAACATATACTTAATTCGATCAAGTAAAGGGTGCTCGTACATATAAAATTAACAAGATTTTTCTGGATTGTTTTCTTTTCAAGTaatcattttgattttttacgaaGGAACTTCAAACTGGTTGATGGATTCTTTTTCTTGGTTGCTcaacatcatttaaaaaatgttaagtGGTATATAAACATGTTGATATCTAAGCTGATTCGTGTTTTTTTACTTCATTTATCAATGAATTATatgttatattttttctttaatttttaccATTATTGTAGAATTTTACATTATAATTTTACATTACAAACACAAATTCATTAAATTGATACTAAACTCCCCTAAATTTTGAGTTAGAAAAAAGGTGTCCATTAAATTTACAATTATACCTGTATGAGATTGGTTTGGAGCTCTACTTTTGTATGTAACATgacaataatatttttaaatatcttttaaaaataacaatattaataaaaaactaaaattcaaatgaaattttctttggTGATAATAATTATCACCATGCTACTTTTAGgtaaaaaatataaatgtaGTTTCTATCATTTATGTAACGTAACTAGTGATCAATAAAAATATGTCAtgtacatttttattttaaaaaatataaaattagaCGGTAGCCACACTACACCGAAAAGGAACATAAAAAGTGCCATTTGAACAAAAGACAAAAAGAGTTGGAGGGCGCAAAATTCGTGaatcaaaaataaatattacttaaaagtgaaaatggcaaaatattatcctaaaaagaaaagaaaaagaaaaaaagaaaaaagggcaAAGTGTAGTCAACGATAACCAAACATAGCAAAGTCGTTATTTATCAAAGAACAGGGCCCACTTGTATATCCTAAATAATTTCAGAAAACATTATCCCATGTCTTCAGTACTTGTTACCAGCCGTTGGATCTGAGTATAGATAGGCCAATCCTTCGATACGATTCCACTTTGCCGGCGCGTAAGTCCATCGACCTTGACACCCGCTGACCAATATCAACCGTCAAATCACGTAGATCCCATTCTACATCACATTCCGTACTCTAACAAACGGCTGGAGATTAACGCGCCATAGAATTTCGTATGTATGCGTCGTAGACAATAACACCTCCAGTATTTATGTTATAAACTTGAAAAATCTCCGTCGCCGTCATTAttaatattgtttttctttttttgaaaaagaaaaacaaataaaagactgaaaatttgaaaattaccCGTTTGAGTCTCTCCAAGGAAACACAAGGGCATATCTTGCAAATCCTTTAACCATTTCTGGTagcctttttttcttctttctaatcTTAATTTTCTATCTTCTTGGTTTCTGAAGCTTTGTTCGAgctcaaattttcaattgacTATGGATTTTCGAGATTTCATGGAATTCTCCATCTTTGTCTCATGAAGCTGGTTGACGGTTAGGGCTTGGTTTCTGTTGCAGTTAGGGCTTCGGACAAATTCATGGCGGCTGCAAATCCTCAGCCTTTGCAAGCGCGTCCCTTCCAGGAACATGTCCAAGTTCCCTCAATGATGGGGGATGACGACGGTGAATATGAAGAtggtggcggcggcggcggcggcggcggcggcgatgTTATGGATGATGTCGAAGAAGCTCATATGACTTCAGTGAGCGTAGCGAATCATGGGGGGTTGGTCATGGCGTCTAGAACTAGTGAACTTACGCTTTCTTTTGAGGGCGAGGTTTATGTGTTCCCCGCAGTTACTCCCGAAAAGGTACCTTATTTGCATTTTTGCTATACGTATATATGCTCTTATTCTCGTTGTTATGTTCAATTTGAACAAGCTGGAGTTGTTGAGATTTTCATGAACACACGAACCCGTGTCTTTATGCTCCTTTGAGTGCCTGAATTTATTCAAAACAGGTCCTAGTAGTTAAAAATAAGTCTCAATCTTAATCTTCTGGATGAGTGTTTGAATggatttctttttgtttatatttttctttgagagagaaagagagacaGAGAGACAGACACTTTGGGTAGACATCCGTTAATGTTTTTAGGTTCAAATTGTTTGACCAGTTAGAATATTCGTACTTTTTTCAATGGGCATATAGTACATTCATGGGCAGATATCAGGATttagtttctctctctctctctctctctctctctctctcttcctgGTTATGTCATGTTTTTTATATCATTGCGTTGTAGGATGAAGTTCTGTTGTCAGACGAGCTTTATGCTGTGGCATTTAGATACTTTTCATAATAATTCTCAATTTTTAAGCGCAGCCGCTCTTGTATTTCATTGGGATATTTAACGAAAGGTGAACATGCACATCTGGTGACCTAGAAATGAGATAACCACCCACTTGTGGGCTGCCTTCTCAATCACATGATCAACACCTATTGCACCTAGAAATGAGATAACTACCATACCGTTGTCAATTACTCAATTGTGTCTATTTCCTTCCATTTGATGTGGAGAAGATTGGGTTTCCTCTCTAGGTCTAGTTGAGTATGTTTGATTTCCTAGATTCCTTTTGAAATAGCCTTcaatctttttgtttttttgactAAGATCAACAGTAATGGTGTGTTTTGGTATTACTTTCTTATTGGGACTTGTCTCATGCATGCATCTATCTCTCTTTACCTGACTGTTGTATAAGAGCAGCTGATCTGTACATTTTTCATTATAACTGTTTGTTTTCCATCTTAAAGAAAACAATTTGGTTAAGATAAGGAATGCTTGCGTTTCTTTGAGGAGGGATTATTACTTTTGGAATCCAGTATACTTTGGAGTCTGTTTTCTTTGGAAGAATGACTGGGTTTTGATGTGACAGGTACAAGCTGTGCTCTTACTTCTTGGAGGGCGTGATGTGCCAGCAGGTGTACCTACAATGGAAGTACCATATGATCATAATAACAGGGTAATGCAAATCATGGAAATTTTACTCCATATTATGTGGGTTTGTTCATATGTTAGATCTTGCATCCATCTTCAGGGTATGGTTGACACCCCAAAGCGCTCCAACTTATCACGGAGAATAGCCTCCCTGGTTAGGTTTCGTGAAAAACGGAAAGAGAGATGTTTCGACAAGAAAATTAGGTACACTGTACGGAAAGAGGTTGCACAGAGGTAAGATTACTTATAGGCTACTATGACATGGAATCAAAAGTTTAGTGAGAATATTTTACTTTGCACATTAGCATTGATTAGCATCTGTGGTTGTTTCGATTCTCATATTCTCTAATGTTTGGTACAAGATGCTTATGAATACAAAATTCTAGATCTCTACTACAGAAGGACTTAGCTCTTACTATTAAGGCAACCAATTTTGCCTCTAGATAGTAATAGCTAAGACACTATCTTTATTTCAATTCTGCTGAATGATCATAAATTTGTCATGCAATATTTGAGTTTGTCTTGGGTGCGAACACATCCACCTATTTAGTAGGATCTTTTAATGCCCTGGGTTTTGTCCTGCTTCTTTTAGAATTGTGTCTCTCATTGAACAAAACTTGATAACTATgaagtaattttttttgtagCATACATTAACCAGGGTTATGTtatatcatttatttattttgagaaACTAATATTACTCTTTTCTTTTGGGATAATAAAAGCATATCTCACCTCTttatgtaaatagttttaatagaTTTACatgtttaattattaattttattttccattgTTGTTTTAGGATGCACCGTAAAAATGGCCAATTTGCATCCTTAAAAGAAAGTTCAGGTGCTTCAAGTTGGGAGTCAGCACATAGTTGCCTCCAAGATGGTACTCGTTCAGAAACTGTGTGAGTTCATGGTTTTAGTCTGTTGTCATTGAGTATTTGAAATTCTTTCTCGACAATATATTGTTTGGATAtgtatattttcattttattattgcTGTTGTAAACCTCTATCAATATTTGTTtcctataaatatttttcagtTTGCGGAAATGTCAACACTGTGGTGTTAGTGAGAACAATACTCCTGCAATGCGTCGTGGCCCTGCTGGACCAAGGACCTTATGCAATGCATGTGGTTTGATGTGGGCAAACAAGGTTTTTATGCTAAGaattattgatttaattttttcattttgctCCAACGGGAAACCTATTCCTGCAGAGCTGCCTCCCAAAATTGAGCATTGGTCTATTTTTCATTACTTTAACGAgagtttttgtttcttgttaaaAAAGAATTGGAAAACAAGGAGCAGCCTCCCAAAAGATATATATTCCCTTTAAATAATGTTTCTGTCTGAAGAGAAGGTATTTTAATAAGAAACATGGAGTAGGTTACTGGTACCAGTGTTAAATTCATGAATACTTTATGGGTTAAAATTCTTTAGATATTCTATTTCCTCATGCAGTATTTGTCGGTATTTTTCTTCTGCAATATCTTCTTTGGCATTTTGccttttttgattttttactgGCTTATTGGTCGTACAGGGCACGTTGAGAGATCTCAGCAAGGGAGGGAGAAATGTGTCCCTGGATCATATGGAACCTGTACGTAATATTAAAGAAAGATATTAAAGAAAGCAACCTTTTTCATTTTGAAAACGTTTGTCTCATTGTTTAAGACTTACTATAGTCTGATATTGATCAAAATTCGAACTTTCCTTGTTAAAAGGCTTCTTCTGGTGGGTACTGGCTTAGAATTCctgctttctttctttccttgtTAAAATGCTTCTTCCTAATTTGGCTTAGGATTCCGGCTTTATAAGAGGTCCATGTACTGAGGGGCAGATGGCACACAAGGCCTTTTATTAAGGCTgctttttaatattatattccTATAGCTTCTGTTCATTGCCAGTATCTTTTCACAGTAAATATTTCCTAGAAACTGAATATGAAACATACTGATTTTTTGATAGGGTGTTTCTCGATATTGTGTGAAATGTGAACGTGTTCACTACATGATCTTCTACTCCCTCATCAATTTGTTAGTGCTTGAAGTCTTGCATGTCTGGCAGTCTGTGTgcacactttttagttatttatCAACGATACATATATTTCCCATAAAAAAGAACTATTTTCATTTAACGTCTTTTCTTTGCATGcctaatttttcttctttcccaATAATTGAAATTTCAGTACATTATGATTCATGGAAAGCTTATATGCGTGTTTTTTCCTTGTTGATGTATTGACCTACATTGTTTTTTCCGATGACTTCAATGGTTTGCAGGAAACTCCAATGGATGTCAAGCCTGTAATCATGGAGGGAGAATTTTCAGGCATCCAGGATGAACATGTACTACTTCTTTCCCCCCATTTAAATAATTTCCATTTTCCAGCTTGTGTTATCTGGAAGCCAATGCATACAATATGCATGCAGGGAACTCCAGAGGATCCTAGTAAAACCATGACTGAAGGCTCCAGTAATCCTTCCATTGACCTGGATGAAGAAGTATGCCCATATCTTAGTGGATTTTAAGCCTCATATTTGTATGACCTTTTTTTTACCTGCAGTTGAAAGTTCTTCTGTTGGATCTTTATGTATCCTTACCTTGGAGTAGGTAACTCCGTTCATTCACCAAGATATAAATTACCAAATCCCCGTTACGAAAATCAGCCCTTTCACCCAGTTACTCATGTCGACAAATTGGTTCATACCGGATTGGTGCTCTGGTATCTTGTTCTCTGTACTTTTGTCAACAAAGGTTCCTATGCAGATGCATTCCTCCTTACTTGAAAAAGTTTATCCTAGATTTGCAGTTTGTTTGTTTATATTAGTCGCTCTATAGCATAATTTCATAAGCTAGTTTGCTCTTGAAATGAACGCTCAATCAATAAACTGAGGATGTTTAATTGATGAGAATCTTGTTAACCTGCACATATGTTATATTTTCATTATTCTGTTCATTTGCTGTTCTTGAAACCTGGCAGTGGTTTCTCTCCGAGTTTAGTTTTTGTAGTGATCTGAAGGGCTACAGAGTTGAAACCAAAATAAATCCTTGAGCAGTTTGTTTCATACTTGAAAAAGTGTGGAATTCCAAAGTAACTTGATTTTCCTTGTCGCGCAGGACATAAATGAAACCACTGGAGACCTTACAAATTCGTTGCCCATGCGAATTGTCAATCATTCATCAAACGATGATGAGCAGGTATTgccttttttatttcaaaaaaagaaaaaaaagaattctcATTTATTTTAATGACTTTCTGTTGGCAAGggcaaaaatattttaatttttccttgggatatgatttgatttttttatttggtttttattttttatttatttttaattgtgTATTAACTTGAAACACTTTCTCAAACCCAATTCTAACGCTTTAGATATCTCATCCGGGTTGCTTGCATGTTTGGAATTGGAAATCTTTTGTCATCTGTATAAATTCTAAACATCACCCTTAAACAGTTCTTCTTATGTTAAGAAAACGGCATATATAGATAATGTCAAAATAATAGTCTGAAAAGAAGCTAAATTTATACAcaataaaagaaattcaaattaTGAAATATCTGATCAACTCCCAAGCGCATGTAGGCCATGATACATTATTGTTTATATCAAAACTTTAATACTCCCCTCACTTGAGCTTGGATTTGAGTGGAAACGAGATTAAAGGGCTTGAATTCAAGATTTCCTCTAA
This genomic window contains:
- the LOC103488115 gene encoding GATA transcription factor 24-like isoform X2, with amino-acid sequence MAAANPQPLQARPFQEHVQVPSMMGDDDGEYEDGGGGGGGGGGDVMDDVEEAHMTSVSVANHGGLVMASRTSELTLSFEGEVYVFPAVTPEKVQAVLLLLGGRDVPAGVPTMEVPYDHNNRGMVDTPKRSNLSRRIASLVRFREKRKERCFDKKIRYTVRKEVAQRMHRKNGQFASLKESSGASSWESAHSCLQDGTRSETVLRKCQHCGVSENNTPAMRRGPAGPRTLCNACGLMWANKGTLRDLSKGGRNVSLDHMEPETPMDVKPVIMEGEFSGIQDEHGTPEDPSKTMTEGSSNPSIDLDEEDINETTGDLTNSLPMRIVNHSSNDDEQEPLVELANPSDTDIDIPTNFD
- the LOC103488115 gene encoding GATA transcription factor 24-like isoform X3 encodes the protein MAAANPQPLQARPFQEHVQVPSMMGDDDGEYEDGGGGGGGGGGDVMDDVEEAHMTSVSVANHGGLVMASRTSELTLSFEGEVYVFPAVTPEKVQAVLLLLGGRDVPAGVPTMEVPYDHNNRGMVDTPKRSNLSRRIASLVRFREKRKERCFDKKIRYTVRKEVAQRMHRKNGQFASLKESSGASSWESAHSCLQDGTRSETVLRKCQHCGVSENNTPAMRRGPAGPRTLCNACGLMWANKGTLRDLSKGGRNVSLDHMEPETPMDVKPVIMEGEFSGIQDEHDINETTGDLTNSLPMRIVNHSSNDDEQEPLVELANPSDTDIDIPTNFD
- the LOC103488115 gene encoding GATA transcription factor 24-like isoform X1, translated to MAAANPQPLQARPFQEHVQVPSMMGDDDGEYEDGGGGGGGGGGDVMDDVEEAHMTSVSVANHGGLVMASRTSELTLSFEGEVYVFPAVTPEKVQAVLLLLGGRDVPAGVPTMEVPYDHNNRGMVDTPKRSNLSRRIASLVRFREKRKERCFDKKIRYTVRKEVAQRMHRKNGQFASLKESSGASSWESAHSCLQDGTRSETVLRKCQHCGVSENNTPAMRRGPAGPRTLCNACGLMWANKGTLRDLSKGGRNVSLDHMEPETPMDVKPVIMEGEFSGIQDEHGTPEDPSKTMTEGSSNPSIDLDEEVTPFIHQDINYQIPVTKISPFTQLLMSTNWFIPDWCSGILFSVLLSTKDINETTGDLTNSLPMRIVNHSSNDDEQEPLVELANPSDTDIDIPTNFD